One Candidatus Delongbacteria bacterium genomic window carries:
- the gcvH gene encoding glycine cleavage system protein GcvH: MSVPNNLLYTEDHEWILVDGDEATIGITDYAQGELGDIVLVESVGVGTHFEKGDSLGSIEAVKATADVYAPLSGEILDINSALEDDPQLINHDPFEGGWIVRVRISNKAELDDLMSPDEYDEQVSD; this comes from the coding sequence ATGAGTGTACCCAACAATCTGCTGTACACGGAAGACCATGAATGGATCCTGGTCGATGGCGACGAAGCCACCATCGGCATCACCGACTACGCCCAGGGCGAACTGGGAGACATCGTCCTTGTCGAATCGGTGGGTGTGGGTACCCACTTCGAGAAGGGCGACAGTCTGGGCAGCATCGAGGCCGTCAAGGCCACTGCCGATGTCTACGCTCCGCTTTCCGGCGAGATCCTGGATATCAACAGCGCGCTGGAAGACGATCCCCAGCTGATCAACCACGATCCCTTCGAAGGGGGCTGGATCGTGCGTGTGCGCATCAGCAACAAGGCCGAACTGGACGACCTGATGAGTCCCGACGAGTACGACGAGCAGGTGTCCGACTGA
- the accC gene encoding acetyl-CoA carboxylase biotin carboxylase subunit, with protein sequence MFKRMLIANRGEIALRVIRACRELGIESVAVHSTADSESLHVRFADQAVCIGPPPSSASYLNARSILAAVEVTGADCLHPGYGFLAENAEFADMCADHDVVFIGPTGDMIRGMGDKANAKATMREAKVPVIPGSEGLLENVEEARVLAEGIGYPVILKATAGGGGRGMRIARSADELENAFDTARAEAQAGFGNPGLYLEKFLTQPRHVEVQVLGDTHGNVIHLGERDCSIQRRHQKLVEESPSPAVDPALRQRMGEAAVRAARSVNYVTAGTIEFLLDGQDFYFMEMNTRIQVEHPVTELVTGVDLIKEMIRAAAGLPLSVTQKQVQVRGHAIECRINAEDPARNFMPFAGRIGALNLPGGPGVRVDSHIYQGYTIPTWYDSLLGKLIVHADTREEAIDRMKRALTEYVIEDVRTTIPFHLALMKDPVFRSGQFDIRFLENWQYNPQA encoded by the coding sequence GTGTTCAAGCGAATGCTGATCGCCAATCGGGGTGAGATCGCGCTGCGTGTGATCCGGGCCTGTCGCGAGCTGGGCATCGAAAGCGTGGCCGTGCATTCCACGGCCGACAGCGAAAGCCTGCACGTGCGATTCGCGGACCAGGCGGTCTGCATCGGTCCTCCCCCCTCGTCCGCCAGTTACCTCAATGCCCGTTCGATTCTGGCTGCCGTGGAAGTCACGGGTGCCGACTGTCTGCATCCCGGCTACGGCTTCCTGGCCGAGAACGCCGAATTCGCCGACATGTGCGCCGACCACGACGTGGTCTTCATCGGCCCCACGGGCGACATGATCCGCGGCATGGGCGACAAGGCCAATGCCAAGGCCACCATGCGCGAGGCCAAGGTCCCGGTCATCCCGGGCAGCGAAGGCCTGCTCGAGAACGTGGAAGAGGCCCGCGTGCTGGCCGAGGGCATCGGCTATCCCGTGATCCTCAAGGCCACCGCCGGTGGTGGCGGGCGCGGCATGCGCATCGCGCGCAGCGCCGACGAACTGGAGAACGCCTTTGACACGGCACGTGCCGAGGCCCAGGCCGGATTCGGCAATCCCGGGCTGTATCTCGAGAAGTTCCTGACCCAGCCCCGTCACGTGGAAGTGCAGGTCCTGGGTGATACACACGGCAACGTGATCCACCTGGGCGAACGCGATTGTTCGATCCAGCGCCGCCACCAGAAGCTGGTGGAGGAGAGCCCGAGCCCGGCCGTGGATCCCGCCCTGCGCCAGCGCATGGGCGAGGCCGCCGTGCGTGCCGCGCGCTCGGTGAACTACGTCACCGCGGGCACCATCGAGTTCCTGCTGGACGGGCAGGATTTCTACTTCATGGAAATGAACACCCGGATCCAGGTCGAGCACCCCGTGACCGAGCTGGTGACCGGTGTGGACCTGATCAAGGAAATGATCCGGGCGGCCGCCGGGCTGCCCCTGAGCGTGACCCAGAAGCAGGTGCAGGTGCGCGGACACGCCATCGAGTGCCGGATCAACGCCGAAGACCCGGCTCGCAACTTCATGCCCTTCGCCGGACGCATCGGCGCACTGAACCTGCCCGGCGGACCCGGTGTGCGCGTGGACAGTCACATCTACCAGGGCTACACGATTCCCACCTGGTACGACAGCCTGCTGGGCAAGCTGATCGTGCATGCGGACACGCGCGAAGAGGCCATCGACCGCATGAAGCGGGCCCTGACCGAGTATGTCATCGAGGATGTGCGTACCACGATTCCCTTCCACCTGGCCCTGATGAAGGACCCGGTGTTCAGAAGTGGACAGTTCGACATCCGTTTCCTTGAGAATTGGCAATACAATCCCCAGGCCTGA
- the accB gene encoding acetyl-CoA carboxylase biotin carboxyl carrier protein codes for MDFNEIRKLVRLVESANISTLEIEEEGLQIRIEKHLAADRTAPSMMSFPVHTDSSTWAQSAAPAATPAQAPAAPAETAALAASNLIEIRSPMVGTFYRTPSPDAAPFVNVGDTIRTGQTLCILEAMKIMNEIEAETTGRIVEILIESGQPVQFDQVMFRIEAL; via the coding sequence ATGGACTTCAACGAGATCCGCAAGCTTGTCCGGCTTGTCGAGAGCGCGAACATCAGCACGCTTGAAATCGAGGAAGAAGGTCTCCAGATCCGCATCGAGAAGCATCTGGCCGCCGATCGCACGGCGCCCTCGATGATGAGCTTCCCGGTGCACACCGATTCCTCCACCTGGGCCCAGTCCGCGGCCCCGGCGGCCACGCCGGCCCAGGCCCCTGCCGCCCCCGCCGAAACGGCTGCGCTGGCCGCCAGCAACCTGATCGAAATCCGCTCACCCATGGTGGGCACCTTCTACCGCACACCCAGCCCGGATGCCGCCCCCTTCGTCAATGTGGGCGACACCATCCGTACCGGCCAGACCCTCTGCATTCTCGAAGCGATGAAAATCATGAACGAGATCGAAGCGGAAACGACCGGTCGCATCGTCGAGATCCTGATCGAATCGGGCCAGCCGGTCCAGTTCGACCAGGTCATGTTCCGCATCGAAGCCCTCTAG
- the efp gene encoding elongation factor P, translated as MASTADFRNGMTLAYNNDLYVIVEFQHVKPGKGGAFVRTKLKSVTNGRVIDPTFRAGEKVEEVRLERRFMQYLYRDAHHFTFMDTASYEQIQLDEKAVEDVMDLMKENVEVSILFNGEVALGVELPASVELMITDTQPNDKGDTASGGKKPATLETGAVVNVPFFVDRGEVIRVDTRKREYLERVKK; from the coding sequence ATGGCCTCGACCGCTGATTTCCGCAATGGCATGACCCTTGCCTACAACAACGATCTGTATGTCATCGTTGAGTTCCAGCACGTCAAACCCGGCAAGGGTGGTGCCTTCGTGCGCACCAAGCTCAAGAGCGTGACCAACGGGCGCGTGATCGACCCCACCTTCCGTGCCGGTGAAAAGGTCGAGGAAGTGCGCCTCGAACGTCGCTTCATGCAGTACCTGTACCGCGACGCCCACCACTTCACCTTCATGGACACCGCCTCCTACGAGCAGATCCAGCTGGATGAGAAGGCCGTGGAAGACGTGATGGACCTGATGAAGGAAAACGTGGAAGTCAGCATCCTCTTCAACGGGGAAGTGGCTCTGGGGGTGGAATTGCCCGCCAGCGTCGAGCTGATGATCACCGACACCCAGCCCAACGACAAGGGCGATACCGCCTCCGGCGGCAAGAAGCCCGCGACCCTCGAGACGGGGGCTGTGGTGAACGTGCCCTTCTTCGTCGACCGGGGCGAGGTCATTCGCGTGGATACCCGCAAGCGCGAGTACCTGGAACGCGTGAAGAAGTAG
- the ligA gene encoding NAD-dependent DNA ligase LigA, with amino-acid sequence MSALPATAEQFDRQQYLQLVRELNQHGRLYHQLGRPSISDAEYDRLYTLLLQVEDRQPGWIDAGSPSRRVGAAPAGELPEVIHARQQYSLDNSYSLDDLREFLARTAEGLGLDSADSLEWYCELKLDGASVSLVYEQGRFVLGATRGDGQRGEEITGALRTIRSLPLQLADGAPERITVRGEALIPQRDFAALNEARAAAGLPLFANPRNTASGSLKLKDPKEVSQRRLAVFLYDVVEELSGLDSQSALIARLQDLGLPVFPHGRVCRGFEDVTAYLQHWQQARHELPVETDGVVLKLNRLDQRERLGYTRRAPRWAMAYKFPSTREITRLKEITWQVGRTGVVTPVAELEPVRIQGSTVARATLHNLEEIERRQLRVGLRVYVEKGGEVIPKVTGPAEDPTLFPPVQAPDRCPVCDTDLQRDPEQVALRCPNRACPAQAQAAIEHFVSRKALDIEGIGSRLVSALLEAGLVRDVPDLYALNQEQLQSLERMGEKNAAKVLANLRASLQQDPARLLFALGIRHVGEGVARVLLDRFGNIQALRAASEEELQAVPDVGPRVASSLQEYFRSEEGQQRLEALARAGFDLARGDARALPEAGPLAGKTVVLTGTLTRVDRQDAKRMLEAAGARVSGSISQKTDYLVAGEKAGSKLEKARQLGIAVLDEDGMLRLLSSGPSGPDPSSTTEHSQELFDGLDR; translated from the coding sequence ATGAGCGCCCTGCCCGCCACCGCCGAGCAGTTCGACCGGCAGCAGTACCTGCAACTGGTGCGCGAGCTGAACCAGCATGGGCGACTGTATCACCAACTTGGCAGGCCCTCGATTTCCGACGCGGAATACGATCGGCTCTACACCCTGTTGTTGCAGGTGGAAGATCGGCAACCGGGCTGGATCGATGCCGGCTCGCCCAGTCGCCGGGTAGGCGCGGCCCCCGCGGGTGAACTGCCCGAAGTGATCCATGCCCGCCAGCAGTACTCCCTGGACAACAGTTACTCACTGGACGACCTGAGGGAGTTTCTGGCCCGCACCGCCGAAGGGCTGGGCCTGGACAGTGCCGACTCCCTCGAATGGTACTGCGAACTCAAGCTGGATGGAGCCTCGGTCAGCCTGGTCTACGAGCAGGGCCGTTTCGTGCTGGGCGCGACCCGCGGGGACGGCCAGCGCGGCGAGGAGATCACGGGGGCCCTGCGCACCATCCGCAGCCTGCCCCTGCAACTGGCTGACGGCGCACCGGAACGCATCACCGTGCGCGGCGAAGCCCTGATTCCACAACGTGATTTCGCCGCCCTCAACGAGGCGCGCGCCGCCGCGGGGCTGCCGCTCTTCGCCAATCCGCGCAACACCGCCTCCGGCTCACTCAAACTCAAGGACCCCAAGGAGGTCAGCCAACGACGCTTGGCGGTGTTCCTCTACGATGTGGTCGAGGAGCTGTCCGGGCTGGACAGCCAGTCCGCCCTGATCGCACGGTTGCAGGACCTGGGCTTGCCCGTGTTTCCGCATGGCCGGGTCTGCCGTGGGTTCGAGGACGTGACCGCCTACCTGCAGCACTGGCAGCAGGCCCGTCACGAGCTGCCCGTGGAAACCGACGGAGTGGTGCTCAAGCTGAACCGCCTCGACCAGCGCGAGCGTCTGGGCTACACGCGCCGGGCCCCGCGCTGGGCGATGGCCTACAAGTTTCCCTCGACGCGCGAGATCACCAGGCTCAAGGAGATCACCTGGCAGGTCGGGCGCACCGGAGTCGTGACACCGGTTGCCGAACTGGAACCGGTGCGCATCCAGGGCAGCACCGTGGCGCGGGCCACCCTGCACAATCTCGAGGAAATCGAGCGCCGGCAGTTGCGGGTGGGCCTGCGGGTCTACGTGGAAAAGGGTGGCGAAGTCATTCCCAAGGTCACCGGCCCCGCCGAGGATCCCACTCTCTTTCCGCCCGTGCAGGCTCCCGATCGGTGTCCCGTGTGCGACACCGACCTGCAGCGTGACCCGGAGCAGGTGGCCCTGCGCTGCCCCAACCGAGCCTGCCCGGCACAGGCCCAGGCCGCAATCGAACATTTTGTGTCGCGCAAGGCACTGGACATCGAAGGCATCGGCAGCCGGCTTGTCAGCGCCCTGCTCGAGGCCGGACTGGTGCGCGATGTGCCCGATCTCTATGCGCTGAACCAGGAGCAACTGCAGTCGCTGGAGCGGATGGGCGAGAAGAATGCGGCCAAGGTGCTGGCCAATCTGCGCGCGAGTCTGCAGCAGGACCCGGCACGCCTGCTGTTCGCGCTGGGCATCCGGCATGTGGGTGAGGGAGTGGCGCGCGTGCTGCTGGATCGCTTCGGCAACATCCAGGCCCTGCGAGCGGCCAGCGAAGAGGAGCTGCAGGCGGTGCCCGATGTGGGGCCACGGGTGGCCAGCAGTCTTCAGGAGTATTTCCGCTCGGAAGAAGGCCAGCAGCGTCTCGAAGCCCTCGCCCGGGCCGGTTTCGACCTGGCCCGCGGCGACGCCAGAGCGCTTCCGGAAGCGGGTCCGCTGGCGGGAAAGACCGTGGTGCTCACCGGCACTCTCACCCGAGTCGACCGTCAGGACGCCAAGCGCATGCTCGAAGCGGCGGGAGCGCGAGTAAGCGGCAGCATCTCACAAAAAACGGATTATCTTGTCGCCGGCGAAAAAGCTGGCAGCAAGCTGGAGAAGGCACGGCAGCTCGGCATCGCGGTCCTTGATGAGGACGGGATGCTGCGGCTGCTTTCCTCTGGCCCTTCCGGTCCCGATCCTTCAAGCACAACAGAGCATTCACAGGAGCTTTTCGATGGCCTCGACCGCTGA
- a CDS encoding adenine phosphoribosyltransferase: protein MNSSWHPAGQPMAAPYLVVQGADSTIEFLTQLLGARVLCRHLTPEGRVQHAEVLISDSLVMLADAAPGWQAREAHVHVYVPDVEARYRRALELGAESVQEPHRGNDPNRRGAVRDAGGTVWWISTHEGSETTFDLAANVRTVMDFPRPGIAFKDITPILSDPRAFSACIRQLAERVDAANLDAVAGIESRGFLFGAPLALELGKPFLPLRKPGKLPWKSRRVEYALEYGSDALEIHEDACAPGQKILLLDDLLATGGTVLAAAELVRGLGATVQSALFVIELGFLPGRQRLEAAGVPVESLLCYTGEED from the coding sequence ATGAACAGTTCCTGGCATCCTGCGGGCCAGCCCATGGCGGCCCCATATCTTGTCGTACAGGGCGCGGACAGCACCATTGAGTTCCTGACTCAACTTCTGGGTGCCCGCGTGCTCTGCCGGCACCTGACGCCCGAAGGGCGGGTCCAGCACGCTGAAGTGCTGATCTCCGACAGCCTGGTGATGCTCGCCGATGCGGCTCCGGGCTGGCAGGCGCGCGAGGCGCACGTGCATGTCTACGTGCCCGACGTGGAGGCCCGTTACCGGCGTGCCCTTGAGCTGGGCGCGGAATCCGTGCAGGAACCGCATCGCGGCAATGATCCCAATCGCCGGGGCGCCGTGCGTGATGCGGGCGGCACGGTCTGGTGGATCTCGACCCATGAAGGGAGTGAGACGACCTTCGACCTGGCGGCCAACGTGCGCACCGTGATGGATTTTCCCCGCCCGGGCATCGCCTTCAAGGACATCACGCCCATATTGTCCGACCCGCGGGCCTTCAGTGCCTGCATCCGCCAGTTGGCCGAGCGCGTGGACGCGGCAAACCTGGATGCCGTCGCGGGCATCGAGAGCCGCGGGTTTCTCTTCGGCGCTCCGTTGGCGCTGGAACTGGGCAAACCCTTCTTGCCCCTGCGCAAGCCGGGCAAGCTGCCCTGGAAGTCCCGTCGGGTCGAGTACGCGCTGGAGTACGGCAGCGACGCACTGGAAATCCACGAGGACGCCTGCGCTCCCGGCCAGAAGATCCTGCTGCTCGATGACCTGCTGGCCACGGGCGGCACCGTGCTGGCTGCCGCCGAACTGGTCCGCGGACTGGGTGCCACCGTGCAGTCGGCGCTGTTCGTGATCGAGTTGGGTTTCCTGCCGGGGCGCCAGCGTCTGGAAGCGGCCGGAGTGCCCGTGGAAAGCCTGTTGTGCTACACGGGTGAAGAGGACTGA
- a CDS encoding acylphosphatase, whose protein sequence is MKGTRWLFSGRVQGVGFRWTCAERARLLGLDGWVRNLPDGRVEVLAQGPAGLVRQLLDHMKSNPGSIHVDTVTESPEPAEPAEPGFRVRR, encoded by the coding sequence GTGAAGGGCACTCGCTGGCTGTTTTCGGGCCGGGTCCAGGGCGTGGGATTCCGCTGGACCTGTGCCGAACGGGCCCGCCTGCTGGGGCTTGATGGCTGGGTGCGCAACCTGCCCGATGGACGGGTCGAGGTGCTCGCCCAGGGCCCGGCGGGCCTGGTCCGGCAGTTGCTGGACCACATGAAGAGCAACCCGGGCTCGATCCATGTGGATACGGTCACGGAAAGCCCCGAACCGGCGGAACCTGCCGAACCCGGTTTTCGCGTGCGCCGCTGA
- a CDS encoding NAD(P)-dependent glycerol-3-phosphate dehydrogenase, giving the protein MKIAVIGAGSWGTALALLLRQHEQAVRVWEFDPALVARYQSGLRENPVLPGVPLPDDLEIRNDLAWAVDQAELVLMAVPSHAVRATLGRLANLASADVLLVDVAKGVEEGSLKRMSEVVSEVWPALPGTHSLCLSGPSHAEEVARGLPTSVTIAGLDLEQARRAQHVFSGETFRVYINDDLCGVELGGALKNVIAIASGMCDGLGFGDNTKGALLTRGLVEITRLGTAMGGRPETFAGLSGMGDLFTTCMSRHSRNRHVGEQVGRGRSLDEVLAEMTMVAEGVRTTHAARELGRRHNVPMPITEAVHRALFDGADVREEVTALMTRELREE; this is encoded by the coding sequence ATGAAGATCGCCGTCATCGGCGCCGGCAGCTGGGGCACGGCCCTGGCGCTGCTGTTGCGCCAGCACGAGCAGGCCGTGAGGGTCTGGGAGTTCGATCCGGCCCTGGTGGCCCGGTATCAGTCCGGGCTGCGGGAGAATCCCGTGCTTCCGGGGGTTCCGCTGCCCGACGACCTGGAGATCCGCAACGACCTGGCCTGGGCCGTGGACCAGGCCGAACTGGTGTTGATGGCGGTGCCCAGCCATGCGGTGCGGGCCACCCTGGGACGCCTGGCCAACCTGGCCTCAGCGGATGTGCTGCTGGTGGATGTGGCCAAGGGTGTCGAGGAAGGCAGTCTCAAGCGGATGAGCGAAGTGGTCAGCGAGGTCTGGCCCGCCCTGCCCGGGACCCATTCCCTGTGTCTCTCGGGGCCCAGTCATGCCGAGGAGGTGGCGCGCGGCCTGCCCACCAGCGTCACCATCGCGGGGCTCGACCTGGAGCAGGCCCGGCGTGCCCAGCACGTGTTCTCGGGCGAGACCTTCAGGGTCTACATCAACGACGATCTTTGCGGCGTGGAACTGGGCGGTGCACTGAAGAACGTGATCGCCATCGCCAGTGGCATGTGTGACGGGCTGGGATTCGGCGACAATACCAAGGGGGCGCTGCTGACCCGTGGGCTGGTCGAGATCACGCGCCTGGGTACCGCGATGGGCGGTCGCCCCGAGACCTTCGCCGGGCTCAGCGGCATGGGCGATCTGTTCACCACCTGCATGAGCCGCCACAGCCGCAACCGGCACGTGGGCGAACAGGTGGGGCGCGGGCGCTCGCTGGACGAGGTGCTGGCCGAAATGACCATGGTCGCCGAAGGTGTGCGCACGACCCACGCCGCCCGCGAACTGGGACGCCGTCACAATGTGCCCATGCCGATCACCGAAGCCGTGCACCGTGCCCTGTTCGACGGAGCCGACGTGCGCGAGGAAGTGACCGCTCTGATGACCCGCGAACTGCGCGAGGAGTAA
- the plsY gene encoding glycerol-3-phosphate 1-O-acyltransferase PlsY: MALAFLLVLAYLLGSLPTSLLVVRWRLNVDLREYGSGNAGATNVSRLLGWGWGIGVIVVDLLKGVLAVALLPLLLNTPGDPLTTHALAGLACVLGHVFPVYAGFRGGKGVATAAGVCLALSPGPALVALGVFLVVLFLMRYMFLASLSGGAAYFVSSLFVFHNRGMLGLLAVVLPLALVWLHRRNISRFRQGLEQKIGNRIPVEKKQP, from the coding sequence ATGGCCCTGGCCTTCCTGCTTGTGCTGGCCTACCTGCTGGGTTCCCTGCCCACCAGCCTGCTGGTCGTGCGTTGGCGCTTGAATGTGGATCTGCGCGAATACGGCAGCGGCAATGCCGGAGCCACCAATGTCAGTCGCCTGCTGGGCTGGGGCTGGGGCATCGGGGTGATCGTGGTGGATCTGCTCAAGGGCGTGCTGGCGGTGGCCCTGCTGCCTCTGCTGCTGAACACGCCCGGTGATCCGCTGACCACTCACGCCCTCGCGGGTCTGGCCTGCGTGCTGGGACATGTCTTTCCGGTCTACGCGGGCTTTCGCGGAGGCAAGGGGGTGGCCACCGCGGCGGGTGTCTGCCTGGCGCTCAGCCCCGGACCGGCGCTGGTGGCACTCGGAGTGTTTCTGGTGGTGCTGTTCCTGATGCGCTACATGTTCCTGGCCTCGCTCAGTGGAGGTGCGGCCTATTTCGTCAGCAGCCTGTTCGTGTTCCACAACCGGGGCATGCTGGGTCTGTTGGCCGTGGTGCTGCCGCTGGCGCTGGTCTGGCTGCACCGTCGCAACATCTCCCGCTTCCGTCAGGGATTGGAACAGAAGATCGGCAACCGCATTCCCGTGGAGAAGAAACAGCCATGA
- the recA gene encoding recombinase RecA encodes MKTNAAEAKDKERQKNLESTLGQIDKEFGKGSVMRLGDQGAIIEVESIPTGSVTLDIALGVGGVPRGRIVEIFGPESSGKTTLTLHIIAEAQKRGGICAFIDAEHALDPIYAKALGVDTDNLLVSQPSWGEQALEIADRLIRSNAIDVVVVDSVAALVPKAEIEGDMGDYHVGTQARLMSQAMRKLTSSVSRSNTCLIFINQIRMKIGVMFGNPETTTGGNALKFYSSVRLDIRRIGTVKAGQEATGNRTKVKIVKNKMAPPFRTVEFDIMFGEGISKAGELIDLGVEAGVITRSGTWFSFGEERLGQGRDNVKTLLKERPELFADLEAKVRAAVGLVYHPRSSGKSSDTLDD; translated from the coding sequence ATGAAAACCAATGCGGCGGAAGCGAAGGACAAGGAACGCCAGAAGAATCTGGAAAGTACCCTGGGCCAGATCGACAAGGAATTCGGCAAGGGCTCGGTGATGCGTCTGGGCGATCAGGGCGCGATCATCGAAGTGGAGAGCATTCCCACGGGCAGTGTGACACTGGACATCGCGCTGGGAGTGGGCGGTGTGCCCCGCGGGCGCATCGTCGAGATCTTCGGGCCGGAAAGCTCGGGCAAGACCACCCTGACCCTGCACATCATCGCCGAAGCCCAGAAGCGCGGCGGCATCTGTGCCTTCATCGACGCCGAACACGCGCTGGACCCGATCTACGCCAAGGCTCTGGGTGTGGACACCGACAACCTGCTGGTCTCGCAGCCCAGCTGGGGTGAGCAGGCTCTCGAGATCGCCGACCGGCTGATCCGCAGCAACGCCATCGACGTGGTGGTGGTGGATTCGGTGGCGGCCCTGGTGCCCAAGGCCGAAATCGAGGGCGACATGGGCGATTACCATGTGGGTACCCAGGCCCGCCTGATGAGCCAGGCCATGCGCAAGCTCACCTCCAGTGTCTCACGCTCGAATACCTGCCTGATCTTCATCAACCAGATCCGGATGAAGATCGGCGTGATGTTCGGCAACCCAGAAACCACCACCGGCGGCAACGCGCTCAAGTTCTACAGCAGCGTGCGCCTGGACATCCGCCGCATCGGCACGGTCAAGGCCGGGCAGGAAGCCACGGGCAATCGCACCAAGGTCAAGATCGTCAAGAACAAAATGGCGCCACCCTTCCGCACGGTCGAGTTCGACATCATGTTCGGGGAAGGCATTTCCAAGGCTGGCGAGTTGATCGATCTGGGTGTGGAAGCGGGCGTGATCACGCGCAGCGGCACCTGGTTCAGTTTCGGAGAAGAGCGCCTGGGTCAGGGACGCGACAACGTCAAGACCCTGCTCAAGGAGCGTCCCGAACTCTTCGCCGATCTGGAAGCCAAGGTGCGTGCGGCCGTGGGGCTCGTGTATCACCCTCGAAGCTCCGGCAAGTCATCGGACACGTTGGACGACTGA
- the thpR gene encoding RNA 2',3'-cyclic phosphodiesterase, with protein sequence MQYTHDDRLREGPAMVRLFTGFPLAEAVRRELMEQQARLRSRREAVKWVSEQCLHLTAVFLGELAHDRIPALCETLEQVAGRHEALVFQLAEPGFFGQPGRPRELWTGLTGPLESLSRLVEQLERGFRLQGLVLDRRRYRPHITIGRVRDGGEALLVAHLANGCLPLPVRLDHLVLYESRLAPEGPHYTELAGFPLAGTT encoded by the coding sequence TTGCAATACACACACGACGATCGCCTGCGGGAAGGGCCTGCGATGGTACGCCTGTTCACGGGTTTTCCTCTGGCCGAAGCGGTCCGGCGTGAACTGATGGAGCAGCAGGCCCGCCTGCGCAGCCGACGCGAAGCGGTCAAGTGGGTCAGCGAGCAGTGCCTGCACCTGACCGCGGTCTTTCTGGGGGAGCTTGCCCACGACAGAATTCCGGCGCTCTGTGAGACACTGGAGCAGGTTGCCGGCAGGCACGAGGCCCTGGTCTTCCAGCTGGCCGAACCCGGTTTCTTCGGCCAACCGGGCCGTCCGCGCGAGCTCTGGACCGGACTGACGGGACCACTGGAGTCGCTGTCGCGGCTGGTCGAACAGCTGGAACGTGGCTTTCGGCTGCAGGGACTGGTACTGGACAGGCGGCGCTACCGGCCCCACATCACCATCGGCCGGGTACGCGATGGCGGCGAAGCCCTGCTGGTGGCCCATCTGGCCAATGGCTGCCTGCCACTGCCCGTGCGGCTCGACCATCTGGTGCTGTACGAGAGCCGGCTCGCGCCCGAAGGCCCCCACTACACGGAACTGGCGGGCTTCCCGCTGGCCGGCACGACCTGA